One window of Paenibacillus sp. FSL K6-3182 genomic DNA carries:
- a CDS encoding carbonic anhydrase produces the protein MSMVPQILEFNKKFVEEKQYEAYLTDKFPDKKIAVLTCMDTRLVELLPKALNLKNGDAKFIKNAGAILTQPFGSAMRSILIAVYELGAREVLVIGHHGCGMTNLNTEGMVSKFQDHGIDPLAIETLENSGIRMDKFLRGFASSEEGVMHSVKLIRKHPLFPKDIPVHGFILDPETGALELLVQDYQAE, from the coding sequence ATGTCCATGGTTCCACAAATATTGGAGTTTAATAAAAAATTTGTTGAGGAAAAACAATATGAAGCCTATTTGACTGACAAATTTCCCGATAAGAAGATTGCAGTTCTTACTTGTATGGACACTAGACTTGTAGAGCTTCTGCCAAAAGCATTAAATTTAAAAAATGGCGATGCCAAATTTATTAAAAATGCCGGCGCCATTCTGACTCAGCCGTTCGGAAGCGCGATGCGCAGCATCCTCATCGCCGTGTACGAGCTTGGGGCTCGCGAGGTTCTCGTCATTGGCCATCATGGCTGCGGTATGACCAACCTCAATACAGAAGGCATGGTCAGCAAATTCCAAGATCACGGCATCGATCCGCTTGCCATTGAAACGCTCGAAAATTCAGGAATACGCATGGATAAATTTTTGCGGGGCTTCGCAAGTTCCGAAGAAGGCGTCATGCACAGCGTCAAATTGATCCGTAAGCATCCTCTCTTCCCAAAAGACATTCCGGTTCACGGCTTTATACTCGACCCCGAAACGGGCGCTCTGGAGCTTCTCGTTCAGGATTATCAAGCAGAGTAA
- a CDS encoding GyrI-like domain-containing protein, with protein sequence MNDTIAVKPAVTLIGVTARTTNAQETGANGLLSGLWDSYFSSGISERAQVNNGHLIYALYTDYESDASGAYTVLIGHERADAQAELPDGLEQATVPEAKFMVFKTKKGPVYEVVAQAWGEIWAFFKHSSIERTYGGDYELYDGRTFDPANAEVDIYIAIK encoded by the coding sequence ATGAATGATACCATTGCAGTAAAACCAGCAGTTACGCTTATAGGGGTAACAGCGCGCACGACGAATGCTCAGGAAACGGGAGCAAACGGACTTTTATCGGGTCTATGGGATTCGTATTTCAGCAGCGGTATTTCAGAACGAGCACAGGTGAATAACGGTCATCTTATCTATGCGCTGTATACGGATTATGAAAGTGATGCTAGTGGAGCCTATACGGTGCTTATCGGCCATGAGCGGGCAGATGCACAAGCCGAGCTGCCGGATGGACTAGAGCAAGCGACGGTTCCAGAGGCTAAATTTATGGTTTTTAAAACGAAGAAGGGTCCCGTTTATGAGGTTGTAGCGCAAGCATGGGGCGAGATTTGGGCGTTTTTCAAGCATTCGTCTATTGAGCGCACTTATGGCGGCGATTACGAGCTGTATGACGGCCGGACATTTGACCCTGCGAATGCGGAAGTCGACATCTATATTGCGATAAAATAA
- a CDS encoding YafY family protein: MKIDRLLAMTVLLLNRGRISAKELADRFEVSTKTIYRDMDTLSQSGIPVLAHQGTTGGFEIMEQYTLSRHYLTLAEISSLIAAVKGIGTALDDATYAGLHEKVRALLHKSDKLQNDHLGDSLVFDLNPWGQGPAARDKVNLFKKAIEETRKAELSYINMNGTETERVIEPYALILKGNIWYLQAYCTLREQFRVFRLSRIQKLNLLLERFERRETPSLDSYSWDVEWSKNADTIVTLIFQPQVRHRVGDAFHPDQVTVLADGSLRVEGKHTIDDWFYGMLLSYGDQVKVEQPQALVEQIILRAQNIVNRYKN; encoded by the coding sequence TTGAAGATTGATCGTTTACTCGCGATGACGGTACTGCTGCTTAACCGGGGACGAATAAGCGCCAAGGAGCTGGCGGATCGTTTTGAAGTATCAACAAAAACAATTTACCGCGACATGGATACGTTAAGCCAGTCCGGCATTCCGGTGTTGGCTCATCAAGGGACAACGGGCGGGTTCGAGATTATGGAGCAATATACGCTGTCTCGTCACTATTTAACATTAGCAGAAATTTCGTCGCTTATAGCAGCCGTCAAAGGCATAGGCACCGCATTGGATGATGCGACCTATGCTGGTTTGCATGAGAAGGTAAGAGCATTGCTGCACAAATCGGATAAGCTTCAGAACGATCACCTTGGAGATAGCTTGGTTTTTGATTTGAACCCTTGGGGGCAGGGGCCAGCAGCGCGCGACAAGGTAAACTTGTTCAAGAAGGCGATTGAAGAGACACGGAAGGCGGAGCTCAGCTACATTAACATGAATGGCACGGAAACGGAGCGAGTGATTGAGCCGTATGCGCTTATTTTGAAGGGAAACATATGGTATTTGCAGGCTTATTGCACGCTTCGTGAGCAGTTCCGCGTATTCCGTTTATCGCGCATACAGAAGCTGAATCTATTGCTGGAGCGATTTGAACGCCGCGAGACACCTTCGCTGGACAGTTACTCATGGGATGTAGAATGGTCGAAAAATGCCGATACCATCGTAACGCTTATTTTCCAGCCGCAGGTGCGCCACCGTGTAGGAGATGCTTTCCATCCGGATCAAGTGACTGTATTAGCGGATGGAAGCTTGCGTGTGGAAGGCAAGCATACGATAGATGACTGGTTTTATGGGATGCTGCTAAGCTACGGCGATCAGGTTAAGGTTGAGCAGCCTCAGGCTCTCGTGGAGCAAATCATATTGCGAGCTCAAAATATTGTTAACCGTTATAAGAACTAA
- a CDS encoding GNAT family N-acetyltransferase: MLEKLHADDHVLNQFPFMRDELQYNLIHLITALEGATSLKTSDGRLLFAGSPGHNAWLWLSEDLTEERRDILMQELIAYYEGTDLPGICGAPSTAEPFAKMYAEANQLQYRAYMLMTAYSCPKVIKPMKVKGKMIQATRQHVELVAEFLAGFSEDAYGASVIPASQMPAAEGMVMRGNLYFWSVDELPVAMANIAHRSPRHGRINAVYTPSVLRRNGYASAVVAGICEILEEENREPMLYADNKNPAANKVYQNIGFVQSGPIAEIRFM; the protein is encoded by the coding sequence ATGTTAGAAAAACTGCATGCGGACGATCATGTTTTAAATCAATTTCCATTTATGCGAGATGAGCTGCAATACAATCTGATTCATTTAATTACGGCATTGGAAGGCGCAACGAGCTTGAAGACGTCTGACGGACGGCTGCTCTTTGCAGGTTCGCCTGGTCATAACGCTTGGTTATGGCTATCGGAGGATTTGACAGAAGAGCGCAGAGACATACTTATGCAGGAGCTTATCGCTTATTACGAAGGTACGGATTTGCCGGGTATATGCGGAGCTCCATCTACAGCAGAACCGTTCGCGAAAATGTATGCGGAGGCGAACCAGCTGCAATATCGCGCTTATATGTTGATGACTGCTTATTCATGCCCAAAGGTGATTAAGCCCATGAAGGTAAAAGGGAAAATGATTCAAGCAACACGCCAGCATGTAGAGCTTGTCGCTGAGTTTTTGGCTGGCTTCTCTGAGGACGCGTATGGGGCTTCGGTTATACCTGCCAGTCAGATGCCCGCTGCAGAGGGAATGGTCATGAGAGGCAATTTATATTTCTGGTCTGTTGATGAACTTCCAGTGGCTATGGCCAACATCGCTCATCGATCTCCGCGGCACGGACGGATCAATGCGGTTTATACGCCGTCTGTCCTTCGGAGAAACGGCTATGCCAGTGCGGTTGTAGCGGGAATTTGCGAAATTTTGGAGGAAGAGAACAGGGAGCCGATGCTGTATGCGGATAATAAAAACCCTGCTGCTAACAAAGTCTATCAAAATATAGGTTTTGTCCAGAGTGGGCCGATTGCTGAAATTAGATTTATGTAG
- a CDS encoding NAD(P)/FAD-dependent oxidoreductase produces the protein MKLDCAIIGGGPAGLNAALVLGRSRRVVIVFDHNKPRNAVTHESHGFITRDGIEPRELRRLAHADIARYPSVTIKPDKVTEVQRSEMGFHLMTSNGVIYHARTLILAAGLKESLPAIPGIRDFYGRSLFSCPYCDGWELRDQPLVVISEGSNIFNLAKTVFNWSRNVVVCTNGMNSLSSQQIGQLGQRGIQVTQQKIKALHGENGRLHRIVFANNTEIERTGGFVTPSWGQAAHFGEALGCAMTQAGGFVTDDYGRTSIRGIYAAGDSSIIVPAQLVVAAGEGSKAAIGVNTDLSHQDFGF, from the coding sequence ATGAAGCTGGATTGTGCCATCATCGGCGGCGGGCCTGCTGGTTTAAATGCAGCGCTCGTGCTGGGCAGGTCGCGAAGAGTTGTTATTGTATTTGATCACAATAAGCCTAGAAACGCGGTAACCCATGAGTCGCATGGCTTCATTACGCGAGATGGCATTGAGCCGCGCGAGCTTCGTCGATTAGCCCATGCAGATATTGCTAGGTATCCTTCGGTTACCATTAAGCCTGACAAAGTGACGGAGGTGCAGCGAAGCGAGATGGGCTTCCATCTGATGACAAGCAACGGCGTTATTTATCACGCTCGCACGCTTATTTTGGCAGCAGGTCTGAAGGAATCTTTGCCTGCTATCCCCGGCATACGAGATTTTTATGGAAGAAGCTTGTTCAGCTGCCCATACTGCGATGGCTGGGAGCTGCGTGATCAACCGCTCGTCGTCATTTCGGAGGGCTCGAATATTTTCAATTTGGCGAAAACGGTGTTTAACTGGAGTCGTAATGTAGTCGTTTGTACGAATGGAATGAACAGCCTTAGCTCGCAGCAGATCGGTCAACTAGGGCAAAGAGGGATTCAAGTGACGCAGCAAAAAATTAAAGCTCTCCATGGCGAGAATGGCCGCCTTCATCGTATCGTATTTGCGAATAACACCGAGATTGAGCGCACAGGCGGCTTTGTTACACCATCATGGGGTCAAGCAGCGCACTTCGGAGAAGCGCTCGGCTGTGCGATGACACAGGCAGGCGGCTTCGTTACGGACGATTACGGCAGAACGAGCATAAGGGGCATATATGCAGCAGGCGATTCTTCTATTATTGTACCTGCACAGCTTGTTGTCGCAGCCGGAGAAGGCAGCAAAGCTGCCATTGGGGTCAATACCGATTTGTCGCATCAGGATTTTGGATTTTAG
- a CDS encoding MraY family glycosyltransferase codes for MTIILYAISLLVSFAIVYFLIPPFAKLAFRLDFVDKPRKDVERKLHREPIPLTASYVIFIGFFFTYLLVTRDFSLQTGAIFLGGVLLLFIGTVDDWYKTKGKDFPSLPKFIVQISAAVLVYASGIAFTGFYNPLSGEYVLLPVILQFTLTILWIFGVTTVINFSDGMDGLAGGLSAISAVTLFVVALAKGQSNSAIMAIILVGVTIAYLRYNKPPAKVFMGDAGATFLGFILAVIALDGAFKQATVMSLFIPILALGVPIFDNIFVVVKRMLQGKAIYQADASQAHYRLLRAGLNHKQVVMFLCLVSTCLCLSSIILLLVQI; via the coding sequence GTGACTATTATTTTATATGCAATCTCTTTGTTAGTTTCCTTTGCTATTGTTTATTTCTTAATTCCTCCGTTTGCAAAGCTGGCTTTCCGTCTTGATTTTGTGGACAAGCCCCGCAAGGATGTTGAGCGAAAACTTCATAGGGAACCGATCCCTCTTACTGCTAGTTATGTTATTTTCATCGGATTTTTCTTTACTTATTTGCTCGTCACAAGAGATTTCTCCCTACAAACTGGCGCCATATTTTTGGGCGGCGTACTGCTTCTCTTCATCGGCACGGTTGATGATTGGTACAAGACGAAAGGCAAAGACTTTCCGTCGCTTCCTAAATTTATCGTCCAAATATCAGCAGCGGTGCTCGTTTATGCTTCAGGCATCGCATTTACCGGCTTTTACAATCCGCTGTCAGGCGAATATGTGCTGCTTCCCGTTATTTTGCAGTTTACGCTTACGATTTTGTGGATCTTTGGCGTAACGACGGTCATTAACTTCTCCGATGGCATGGACGGGCTCGCTGGCGGGCTTTCGGCGATTTCTGCCGTAACGCTGTTCGTTGTAGCACTGGCCAAAGGACAATCCAATTCCGCCATCATGGCTATTATTTTAGTAGGCGTCACGATTGCGTACCTGCGATATAACAAACCTCCTGCAAAAGTCTTTATGGGCGATGCTGGAGCTACCTTCCTTGGGTTTATTTTGGCGGTCATTGCACTAGACGGCGCGTTTAAGCAAGCTACCGTAATGTCGTTGTTTATCCCAATTCTGGCGCTCGGCGTACCGATCTTCGATAATATATTCGTTGTCGTGAAGCGCATGCTGCAAGGCAAAGCGATCTATCAGGCAGATGCCAGCCAAGCGCATTATCGCTTGCTGCGGGCCGGCCTCAATCATAAGCAGGTCGTCATGTTCCTATGCTTGGTCAGCACATGCTTATGTTTATCATCTATCATTTTGCTGCTTGTTCAGATATAA
- a CDS encoding DUF4309 domain-containing protein, giving the protein MISRISKTTGICLLLSMLLLSACAKAEEPATPQIETGKGNACRFTLDNELLETAEKGQLKGLKVNLNHSRSELEQAYGQPDEVGFENADYLKYDNCYFYIWDENKIGVIDIKINESVEEVKKVLGEPDSEGNSDGGYDEYGISYTTGDYSLYFMYEDAASTEGIVRIKSIN; this is encoded by the coding sequence ATGATAAGTAGGATAAGCAAAACCACTGGAATATGCCTTTTACTATCGATGCTCCTCCTCTCTGCTTGTGCGAAAGCCGAGGAACCTGCAACACCTCAAATAGAAACGGGTAAAGGGAATGCATGTCGATTCACCCTCGACAATGAGCTTCTGGAAACAGCCGAAAAAGGGCAGCTTAAGGGCTTGAAAGTAAATTTAAACCACTCTCGGAGCGAACTAGAGCAAGCCTATGGACAGCCTGACGAGGTTGGATTTGAAAATGCTGATTACTTAAAATATGATAACTGCTACTTCTATATTTGGGACGAAAATAAGATAGGTGTAATCGATATAAAAATAAACGAATCCGTAGAAGAGGTTAAAAAGGTTTTGGGAGAACCAGATTCCGAAGGCAATTCTGATGGCGGGTATGATGAATATGGCATTAGTTATACAACAGGAGATTATTCTTTATATTTTATGTACGAAGACGCGGCATCAACTGAAGGGATTGTCCGAATAAAGAGTATAAATTAA